The Bemisia tabaci chromosome 5, PGI_BMITA_v3 genome includes a window with the following:
- the LOC109030607 gene encoding uncharacterized protein, with amino-acid sequence MIDLLDLTVRTNLEELASNIMLKEPLISPNLTEILIKALSKLQQRLCDATKKTFVKHQTIKAHLLPLTNVCFDKEGGRCLTGSYDRLCKVWSVDDGQVITTLEGHQNVVYSVAFNNPFSDRALTGSFDKTAKLWNVFTGDCLVTFWGHTAEVVGAQFNPSKETVATISMDSTARVFDVITGQELATLLGHDGEVVALDFSSSGSHLITGSFDSKILLWDTRTKKCEGAFKGHSEEISNCLFSFNAALIASSSMDKTVKLWDVRMMNCVHTINTHSDEVLDIAFNAKGTHLATASSDASARIFNMTNGDFVEEAVFSGHSGEVSKVCFHPAGSLVLTASQDTTCRLWDTATNDCLQILDGHSDEVFSCAFSYYGDSVVTASKDNSLIIWR; translated from the exons ATGATTGATCTCCTTGACTTAACAGTGCG GACAAATCTGGAGGAACTGGCAAGCAATATAATGCTGAAAGAGCCTCTCATCTCTCCAAACCTCACCGAAATTCTCATCAAAGCCTTATCCAAACTACAACAGAGACTATGTGACGCAACCAAAAAAACCTTTGTTAAACACCAAACCATCAAAGCTCATCTATTACCTCTTACCAATGTTTGTTTTGACAAGGAAGGTGGAAG GTGTCTGACTGGAAGTTATGACCGACTCTGCAAAGTGTGGAGTGTTGATGATGGGCAAGTAATCACTACCTTGGAAGGACATCAAAATGTAGTCTATTCTGTAGCATTCAATAATCCTTTCAG TGATCGAGCTCTAACAGGGTCTTTTGATAAGACAGCCAAATTATGGAACGTATTTACTGGCGACTGTTTAGTCACTTTTTGGGGACATACAGCGGAGGTTGTGGGTGCACAATTCAACCCTTCAAAAGAAACAGTAGCAACAATATCTATGGATTCAACAGCAAGAGTATTTGATGTTATCACTG GTCAGGAATTGGCAACTCTGCTCGGACATGATGGTGAAGTCGTTGCTTTGGACTTTTCCAGTAGTGGCTCACACCTCATAACTGGCTCCTTTGATAGCAAAATTCTTCTATGGGATACTCGAACTAAAAA GTGCGAAGGAGCCTTCAAAGGCCACTCCGAAGAAATTAGCAATTGTCTTTTCAGCTTCAATGCAGCTCTGATTGCAAGTAGCTCAATGGATAAGACTGTTAAACTCTGGGATGTACGGATGATGAATTGCGTTCATACAATCAACACCCACTCAGACGAG GTTCTGGATATTGCTTTCAATGCCAAAGGCACTCACTTAGCTACAGCCAGCAGTGATGCATCGGCTCGGATCTTCAATATGACCAACGGAGATTTTGTAGAGGAGGCTGTCTTCAGTGGTCACTCGGGAGAGGTGTCAAAA GTTTGCTTTCATCCAGCCGGTAGTCTAGTCCTAACAGCATCTCAAGATACCACTTGCCGTCTTTGGGACACAGCAACAAATGACTGTCTTCAAATTCTGGACGGTCACTCAGATGAAGTCTTCTCATGTGCCTTTTCTTACTACGGAGATTCAGTAGTCACAGCGTCCAAAGATAACTCGCTGATTATCTGGAGATGA